One genomic window of Diospyros lotus cultivar Yz01 chromosome 8, ASM1463336v1, whole genome shotgun sequence includes the following:
- the LOC127807693 gene encoding L10-interacting MYB domain-containing protein-like gives MDKGKKKMNNISNTGRYSAKWDDQAHLQFIELVKQEIQKGNRPGSFINKDGWRNLVKSFNELSRKCYDNKQLKNHWDSRKKELTLFKQMMRGESATGEKARAPCQYEDPTQLSSTDKEDDMDKRKKKMNNISNKGRYSAKWDDQAHLQFIELVKQEIQKGNRPGSFINKDGWKNLVKSFNELSGKCYDNK, from the exons ATggataaaggaaaaaaaaagatgaacaaTATTTCCAATACGGGACGATACTCTGCTAAGTGGGATGACCAAGCACATCTACAATTTATAGAGCTGGTAAAACAAGAGATTCAAAAAGGAAATAGGCCAGGATCATTTATAAATAAGGATGGATGGAGAAATTTGGTCAAGAGTTTTAATGAACTATCAAGAAAATGTTATGAcaacaaacaattaaaaaatcattGGGATTCTAGGAAAAAAGAATTGACACTTTTTAAGCAAATGATGCGAGGAGAGTCAG CAACTGGGGAAAAAGCACGAGCTCCATGTCAATACGAAGATCCAACCCAACTTTCGAGTACTGATAAAGAGGATGAT atggataaaagaaaaaaaaagatgaacaaTATTTCCAATAAGGGGCGATACTCTGCTAAGTGGGATGACCAAGCACATCTACAATTTATAGAGCTGGTAAAACAAGAGATTCAGAAGGGAAATAGGCCAGGATCATTTATAAATAAGGATGGATGGAAAAATTTGGTCAAGAGTTTTAATGAACTATCAGGAAAATGTTATgacaacaaataa
- the LOC127807692 gene encoding uncharacterized protein LOC127807692, which yields MMRGESGLGWDERNKTIAADHDWWEQKIKENENFRKFKNKDLSIIWFRYDGLFSDIAATGERARASCQYEDPTQLSSTDKEDDAIDNTQEIHDYGESFARENTPNYVRIGDDLFLEPSWQRETTPSAKRVRKEKMSSAAMLRTNIEELMQLYSNSTNTSHSNAGPDA from the exons ATGATGCGAGGAGAGTCAGGTTTGGGGTGGGACGAAAGAAATAAGACTATTGCGGCAGATCACGATTGGtgggaacaaaaaataaag gaaaatgaaaattttcgaAAATTCAAGAACAAAGATCTGTCCATCATATGGTTTCGCTATGATGGCTTGTTCTCTGATATTGCAGCAACTGGGGAAAGAGCACGAGCTTCATGTCAATACGAAGATCCAACCCAACTTTCGAGTACTGATAAAGAGGATGATGCAATTGACAACACTCAAGAAATACATGATTATGGAGAGTCATTCGCTAGGGAGAATACTCCCAATTATGTCAGAATTGGTGACGATTTGTTTCTAGAACCAAGCTGGCAACGAGAGACAACCCCGAGTGCTAAAAGGGTTAGGAAGGAAAAGATGTCCAGTGCCGCTATGTTGAGAACAAATATTGAAGAATTGATGCAATTATATTCGAATAGCACAAATACTTCACACTCAAATGCAGGACCAGATGCATAG